From a single Deltaproteobacteria bacterium genomic region:
- a CDS encoding VOC family protein has product MVAEVKNGVETIDHIAIPVRDLPANQNFYVDVLDLKYKTTRKNPDGSPRQTYVLAGDNIIGLHLPGVSAAASASAGPRIGVGVSDEKFDCVKINLANANHPFRGPVEHPLDAPFVRSIYFDDPDGNHLEFCVRRRPPAFECISHTVFETRDMNKALTFFGEVLGTGSPMACGDEWYIPTQNGQMIALVEVKELSERSKKHGRGCHMAMNVPQEDFDAMVALVDRYGGKSQGDKRAEDGLRPEGERSIYLFDPDNNRLQITALSPDHKDDELLSDEEKWRRIIAARKEQGKGLTRWESGGKKLI; this is encoded by the coding sequence ATGGTCGCAGAAGTTAAGAACGGCGTCGAGACCATCGATCACATCGCCATTCCGGTGCGCGATCTGCCGGCCAATCAAAACTTCTATGTGGATGTCCTCGATCTCAAGTACAAAACCACGCGCAAAAATCCCGACGGGAGTCCGCGCCAAACCTACGTGCTCGCTGGCGATAATATTATCGGCCTACACTTGCCCGGCGTCAGTGCGGCGGCTTCGGCGAGCGCGGGGCCGCGCATCGGCGTCGGTGTATCCGACGAGAAGTTCGACTGTGTCAAAATCAATCTCGCCAATGCAAACCACCCTTTTCGCGGCCCGGTGGAGCACCCTTTAGATGCCCCATTTGTCAGGTCCATTTATTTCGATGATCCCGACGGCAATCATCTAGAGTTTTGCGTGCGCCGCCGGCCACCGGCATTTGAGTGCATTAGCCATACCGTTTTCGAGACTCGGGATATGAACAAAGCGCTGACTTTTTTCGGTGAGGTGTTAGGCACCGGGTCTCCGATGGCCTGCGGCGACGAGTGGTACATCCCGACCCAAAACGGCCAGATGATCGCGCTCGTCGAAGTAAAAGAACTATCCGAGAGGAGCAAGAAGCACGGCCGCGGCTGCCACATGGCGATGAACGTGCCGCAGGAAGATTTCGACGCCATGGTCGCGCTGGTCGACCGTTACGGCGGCAAATCGCAAGGCGATAAACGGGCCGAAGACGGCCTGCGCCCGGAGGGCGAACGCAGTATCTATCTTTTCGATCCCGACAATAATCGTCTGCAGATCACCGCACTCTCACCTGATCACAAAGATGACGAGCTGCTTTCCGACGAGGAAAAGTGGCGCCGCATCATCGCCGCGCGCAAAGAGCAAGGCAAAGGGCTGACGCGTTGGGAGAGCGGCGGCAAGAAACTGATCTAA
- a CDS encoding LLM class flavin-dependent oxidoreductase, which produces MKFSLHSVHGGVKTIDEIHKRARRAEEAGYDGIFLGESHLSTIDSFQTLASCAMITQRLLLGIAVTNIVFRHPTVIAGAAASLNEIAKGRAIMGLGTGDGPVYTQGLKATPMKEFEDGVKLIRNLARGNAATFPTGEVNIGFTIHQPAPIYVSAEGPKGLQLAGRCADGVILGTGFDLQVYDWAKQKIREGAAEAGRKEGDIKIIAAGMLCVDEDGKKARKVVRNRIANRAHHNFRFTFETVPPAELPGIKKFMAGFDVMKPMEDRVDPDLVSDYLVQRFSVAGNPSECIARIEELQAAGVEHLMLTPARKVYSETVDMFAAKVIPHFKH; this is translated from the coding sequence ATGAAGTTCAGCCTGCACAGCGTCCACGGCGGCGTCAAAACCATCGATGAAATTCACAAACGCGCGCGCCGCGCCGAGGAGGCGGGCTACGACGGCATCTTTCTTGGCGAAAGCCATCTGAGCACCATCGACTCTTTTCAAACTCTGGCGAGCTGCGCGATGATTACACAGCGTCTGCTGCTTGGCATCGCGGTCACGAATATCGTCTTTCGTCATCCAACGGTGATCGCTGGCGCCGCCGCGTCGCTAAACGAGATAGCCAAAGGCCGCGCGATCATGGGACTCGGCACCGGCGATGGGCCGGTTTACACCCAGGGGCTCAAAGCCACGCCGATGAAAGAGTTCGAAGACGGCGTCAAGCTCATCCGTAACCTGGCGCGCGGCAACGCGGCAACTTTTCCCACCGGCGAGGTCAATATCGGGTTTACGATCCATCAGCCGGCGCCGATCTATGTTTCCGCTGAAGGCCCGAAAGGTTTGCAGCTCGCCGGCCGCTGCGCCGATGGCGTGATCTTAGGCACTGGCTTCGATTTGCAGGTCTACGATTGGGCGAAGCAGAAAATCCGTGAGGGCGCTGCCGAAGCGGGCCGAAAAGAAGGCGACATTAAGATCATCGCCGCTGGCATGCTGTGCGTCGACGAAGACGGCAAGAAAGCGCGCAAAGTAGTGCGTAACCGCATCGCCAACCGCGCCCATCACAATTTTCGCTTCACGTTCGAGACCGTGCCGCCGGCAGAACTGCCGGGAATCAAGAAATTCATGGCCGGCTTCGACGTCATGAAACCGATGGAAGACAGGGTCGACCCCGATCTCGTCAGCGATTACCTGGTGCAGCGTTTTTCGGTGGCCGGCAATCCGTCTGAATGCATCGCACGGATCGAGGAACTCCAAGCTGCCGGCGTCGAACATTTGATGCTGACGCCGGCGCGCAAAGTCTACAGTGAGACGGTGGACATGTTCGCCGCCAAAGTGATTCCACACTTCAAGCACTAG
- a CDS encoding ABC transporter substrate-binding protein, whose amino-acid sequence MQFSVCRIRLSTPIAVLLVAANLFFDCAGAQERREIRMAYVSPSNSQSISWIAKETGIFAKNGLNVEMIYMSGGRSTQALVAQSIEFSSNAGPPIVQAGLAGTDVALIISSIGVPIFSVITRPEIQKPEDFRGKVFGASGLNNLSYFIARRVLKKWGLEPDKDVKLIAARERFPALQQNIIQGTLLSPPENFAAQKAGFKSLAETADMGISYSYAGIITTKKLIREQPDVVQRFVRSYVEGLSVYLKDMETALRVVGKYARITDRKVLEEAYAPFAKHWRRAPLPDREGIKTILEDLVAMEPKAKGADPDSFFDPSFVRRLVQEGFVDKLYGDKK is encoded by the coding sequence ATGCAATTTTCCGTGTGTCGCATTCGACTATCCACGCCAATAGCTGTATTGCTTGTCGCAGCGAATTTATTTTTCGATTGCGCCGGCGCGCAGGAGCGCCGCGAGATAAGAATGGCCTATGTCTCGCCGAGCAACAGCCAGTCGATTTCTTGGATCGCCAAAGAGACCGGCATCTTTGCCAAGAACGGTCTCAACGTCGAGATGATCTACATGTCGGGCGGCCGCTCGACGCAGGCTTTGGTCGCGCAGAGCATTGAATTTTCTTCCAACGCAGGCCCACCGATTGTTCAAGCCGGGTTGGCGGGAACCGACGTGGCGTTGATTATCAGCTCCATTGGCGTGCCGATCTTTTCGGTGATCACCCGGCCGGAAATTCAAAAACCGGAAGACTTTCGCGGCAAAGTGTTTGGCGCCTCCGGGCTCAACAACCTTTCCTATTTTATTGCACGCCGAGTATTAAAAAAGTGGGGATTGGAGCCTGACAAAGACGTCAAGCTGATCGCCGCCCGCGAACGCTTTCCGGCGCTGCAGCAAAATATCATTCAAGGCACGTTACTCTCGCCGCCGGAAAATTTCGCCGCGCAAAAAGCGGGTTTTAAAAGCTTGGCAGAAACCGCCGACATGGGGATCAGCTACTCCTACGCAGGCATTATCACGACCAAGAAACTGATCCGCGAGCAGCCGGACGTGGTTCAGCGTTTCGTCCGCTCCTATGTTGAAGGTTTATCGGTCTATCTCAAAGACATGGAAACCGCGCTGCGTGTTGTCGGCAAGTACGCGCGCATCACCGATCGCAAAGTGCTCGAGGAGGCCTACGCGCCGTTTGCCAAGCACTGGCGTAGAGCGCCGTTGCCCGACCGCGAAGGCATCAAGACCATCTTAGAAGATCTTGTTGCGATGGAGCCTAAAGCGAAGGGCGCCGATCCGGATAGTTTTTTCGATCCCAGCTTCGTGCGCCGATTGGTGCAAGAGGGATTCGTCGACAAGCTTTACGGAGACAAGAAATGA
- a CDS encoding UbiD family decarboxylase, which produces MASSKKYYRDFREHLKALEECGKLVRIKREINKDTELMPLVRWQFRGLDERDRKAFMFENVVDSKGREYSMPVTVGTLAATTEIYGIGMMCDPDQIHVRWNQAQLNPKEPVKVTSAPVQEVVWQGNDLQNGHGLDMIPVPISTPGFDNAPYLTSANWITKDPDTGIYNIGNYRSQIKAGNRCGGFFMAQHMGQHWKKCKAMGKPLEACIAIGVLPSIAYSATAKIPYDFDEYRLAGGLAGEPVEVVQAKTVNLLVPATAEIIIEGKIPTDTIEPEGPFGEYPGYMGHRSVSPFLEVSCITHRKDAIYTALMSQFPPSESSKIKHTGTEKIIFKLLRQDSGNSAVIDVALHDEVSGSGQAYCVIKMKNATKAEAWRALWASAGFTGSYAKVCVAVDEDIDIHDPAMINWAICYNMRPDEDVEIAKGKMPGLDPSTYPPSGEGQASQRQSTSALLINAVRPWPYTPVSLPKKEFMERSKQIWEELELPPLKPRMPWYGYSLGAWTDADDAEAMLATKGDYYETGKKQVGQRKKT; this is translated from the coding sequence ATGGCCAGTTCGAAAAAGTACTACCGGGATTTTCGTGAACATCTTAAAGCGCTCGAAGAGTGCGGGAAATTGGTGCGCATCAAGCGCGAAATCAACAAAGACACAGAGCTGATGCCGTTGGTGCGCTGGCAGTTTCGCGGCTTGGACGAACGGGACCGCAAAGCTTTCATGTTTGAAAACGTCGTCGATTCGAAGGGCCGCGAATATTCGATGCCGGTCACGGTGGGGACGCTGGCCGCAACGACAGAGATCTACGGCATCGGCATGATGTGCGATCCGGACCAAATCCACGTGCGCTGGAATCAAGCCCAGCTCAATCCAAAAGAACCCGTGAAGGTAACTTCGGCTCCAGTGCAGGAGGTGGTTTGGCAAGGAAACGATCTGCAAAACGGCCACGGTTTGGATATGATTCCGGTGCCGATTTCGACGCCGGGCTTTGACAACGCTCCCTATCTCACTTCCGCCAACTGGATTACTAAAGATCCCGACACTGGAATTTACAACATCGGCAACTATCGAAGCCAAATCAAAGCGGGCAATCGCTGCGGCGGCTTTTTCATGGCGCAGCACATGGGGCAGCATTGGAAAAAATGCAAAGCGATGGGCAAACCCCTCGAAGCGTGTATCGCCATCGGTGTTTTGCCGAGCATCGCCTATTCCGCCACCGCGAAGATTCCCTACGACTTCGATGAATATCGCTTGGCGGGCGGGCTGGCCGGCGAGCCGGTCGAAGTGGTGCAGGCTAAGACGGTTAATCTCCTGGTACCGGCTACCGCGGAAATCATCATCGAAGGCAAAATTCCCACTGACACGATCGAACCGGAAGGCCCCTTCGGTGAATATCCCGGCTACATGGGCCATCGCTCGGTATCGCCGTTTTTGGAAGTGTCCTGCATTACCCATCGCAAGGACGCCATCTACACGGCTCTCATGAGCCAGTTCCCGCCCAGCGAATCAAGCAAGATTAAACACACCGGCACGGAAAAAATTATTTTTAAATTGCTGCGCCAGGACAGCGGCAACTCGGCGGTCATCGACGTGGCGCTGCATGACGAAGTGAGCGGCAGCGGCCAGGCCTACTGCGTTATCAAGATGAAAAACGCGACTAAAGCCGAAGCGTGGCGCGCGCTTTGGGCTTCGGCCGGTTTCACCGGCAGCTATGCCAAAGTATGCGTGGCCGTGGATGAGGATATCGACATTCACGATCCGGCGATGATCAACTGGGCGATTTGCTACAACATGCGCCCCGATGAAGACGTCGAAATCGCCAAAGGGAAAATGCCCGGGCTCGATCCGTCGACTTATCCGCCCAGCGGCGAAGGCCAGGCGAGCCAGCGGCAGTCTACTTCGGCGCTGCTGATCAACGCCGTGCGCCCGTGGCCGTACACGCCGGTGTCGCTGCCGAAGAAAGAGTTCATGGAACGCTCGAAACAAATCTGGGAGGAGCTCGAACTGCCGCCGCTCAAACCGCGCATGCCGTGGTATGGCTACAGCCTGGGCGCATGGACCGACGCCGACGACGCTGAGGCGATGCTCGCCACCAAGGGCGATTACTACGAGACCGGCAAGAAACAGGTCGGCCAGCGAAAAAAAACCTAA
- a CDS encoding PAS domain S-box protein: protein MQDANPTVATPLNLMFAERKRSRLWHAAPFFVLALFYVDMWLPMVISMPVCYMAALVLIILAPNGRDKAVLAALCTALTVAVYIGSLTRPGVIPWVQIVTHCFAVSMLWVVTALEFRHRSAQKELRDSEERYRTLYHGTPSMYFSVDRGGLVHSVNDFGAAQLGYSPGELVGRSVFDIFHEDDRATVAAQFAQAFEYPGKLTQWEFRKLRKDGTLLWVREWVRIVKNDTGVLQALIVCEDVTERKQTEDALRQSERLANERLAQLKSVYASAPAALAFVDCDLRYVTVNDALAAINGRSPEEHIGKTIRELVPRLAATVEPRYRRAIETGQPVLDVEVRGHAPAKPDEYRYWVSSYYPVKDDTGRVLGVNVAVRDITQRKRSEQDALFMLDVGECIRLATEADELPWAVAVALGEHLNVDRAGFAEVDTDHDCFIVQRDYHRHARSLSGTYGLDLFGPDIVSEARAGWSVVVNDIATDQRTAAHPENYVKLGVSAYVVAPLLSNGRWTSSLIVASQRPREWRDSEVTLVMAVAERTWLAVERLRLDTALRQSEAQLRRLVAILEQTTDFVGTADTNARATYLNRAGRKMVGISESADITGTTIADFHPPWAARVVTEVAIPQAIARGLWRGETALLGGDGTEVRVSQLVLAHSNTAGKVEYLSTVARDITEHKQLEEALRDADRRKDEFLATLAHELRNPLALIRNVIDLLRHPGASPAEVQRSHRIVEKQIDYLTRMTDDLFDVSRITQEKIELQKERLELGEILRAAIDTCRTQIDEQNHKLWLDLKDAPVYIDGDKMRLTQVFMNLLHNAAKYTPRAGSIWINQQHHDGTVVVSVRDNGAGIPAQSLPHLFDMFYQVDRSHLQAEGGLGLGLTLVRRLVEMHGGSVDAKSDGINRGSEFIVRLPVLAQPCAPMPLPIPPANKIKLPQLGHRILIADDFPESATTLAKLLVESGNQVETANDGLEAVHVAERFHPDIAVLDIAMPRLNGYEAARRIRAQPWGKEMILIAFTGWGQSRDRDRSKEAGFDMHVTKPIKYDVLLQLLQKLSHERRDTSSAKSA from the coding sequence ATGCAAGACGCCAATCCAACCGTAGCGACCCCGCTAAACTTGATGTTTGCCGAGCGCAAGAGATCGCGGCTTTGGCATGCCGCGCCATTCTTCGTGTTGGCGCTGTTTTATGTCGACATGTGGCTGCCGATGGTGATCAGCATGCCGGTCTGCTATATGGCGGCGTTGGTCCTGATCATCCTCGCTCCCAACGGGCGCGACAAAGCGGTGCTCGCGGCTCTATGCACCGCGTTGACGGTCGCCGTTTACATCGGCTCGCTGACCCGGCCCGGAGTCATACCCTGGGTGCAAATCGTCACCCATTGCTTTGCGGTCTCGATGTTGTGGGTCGTTACCGCGCTCGAGTTCCGCCACCGCAGCGCGCAAAAGGAGCTGCGCGACAGCGAAGAACGCTACCGCACGCTTTATCATGGCACGCCGTCGATGTACTTCAGCGTCGACCGCGGCGGCTTAGTTCATTCCGTCAACGATTTTGGCGCTGCCCAATTGGGCTACAGTCCCGGTGAGCTTGTGGGTCGCTCGGTGTTCGATATCTTCCACGAGGACGACCGTGCCACAGTCGCGGCGCAGTTTGCCCAGGCTTTCGAATACCCAGGTAAATTGACCCAGTGGGAGTTCCGCAAGCTGCGCAAGGACGGCACGCTCCTGTGGGTGCGTGAGTGGGTGCGCATTGTCAAGAATGACACCGGGGTTCTTCAGGCTTTGATCGTGTGCGAGGACGTCACCGAGCGCAAACAAACCGAGGACGCGCTGCGCCAAAGCGAACGGCTGGCCAATGAGCGTTTAGCGCAGCTCAAGAGCGTGTACGCCTCCGCCCCCGCTGCGCTGGCCTTTGTCGACTGCGACCTCCGCTATGTGACGGTAAACGACGCGCTGGCGGCCATAAACGGCCGCTCACCCGAAGAACATATCGGCAAAACGATTCGCGAGCTGGTACCCCGCTTGGCAGCGACCGTCGAGCCGCGCTACCGGCGCGCCATCGAGACGGGACAGCCGGTGCTCGACGTTGAAGTGCGTGGCCATGCGCCAGCAAAACCGGACGAGTATCGCTACTGGGTTTCTAGTTATTATCCGGTGAAAGACGATACCGGTCGCGTGCTCGGCGTCAACGTGGCGGTACGCGACATTACGCAGCGCAAGCGAAGCGAACAAGATGCGCTTTTTATGCTCGACGTCGGCGAGTGCATCCGGCTGGCCACGGAAGCGGATGAGCTGCCCTGGGCAGTCGCGGTGGCGTTGGGCGAGCATCTCAATGTGGATCGCGCCGGTTTCGCCGAAGTCGATACTGATCACGATTGTTTCATCGTACAGCGCGACTACCACCGTCACGCTCGCTCCTTGAGCGGCACCTACGGTTTAGATCTATTTGGCCCGGACATCGTCAGCGAGGCGCGCGCCGGTTGGAGCGTGGTGGTCAACGACATTGCGACCGATCAACGCACCGCCGCGCATCCTGAGAACTATGTCAAGCTCGGCGTGAGCGCTTACGTTGTCGCGCCGCTGCTGAGCAACGGCCGCTGGACTTCGTCGTTGATCGTTGCGTCGCAACGGCCGCGCGAGTGGCGCGACAGCGAAGTAACCCTAGTGATGGCCGTGGCGGAGCGCACCTGGCTCGCCGTTGAGCGACTCCGCCTCGACACCGCGCTGCGCCAAAGCGAGGCACAGCTGCGCCGCTTGGTGGCGATCTTAGAGCAGACAACGGACTTTGTCGGCACCGCAGATACCAACGCGCGCGCCACCTATCTTAACCGCGCCGGCCGCAAGATGGTCGGCATTAGCGAGAGTGCCGATATAACGGGAACCACGATCGCTGATTTCCACCCGCCCTGGGCCGCCCGCGTCGTCACGGAGGTGGCAATTCCACAGGCGATCGCCCGCGGCTTATGGCGCGGTGAGACTGCGCTGTTGGGGGGCGATGGCACGGAAGTTCGCGTGTCGCAGCTGGTCCTTGCCCATAGCAACACTGCCGGCAAAGTCGAGTACCTATCGACGGTGGCGCGTGACATCACAGAACATAAACAGCTCGAAGAAGCTTTGCGCGATGCCGACCGGCGCAAGGACGAATTTCTCGCCACCCTCGCCCACGAGCTGCGCAACCCCTTGGCGCTGATTCGCAACGTCATCGACCTGCTGCGGCACCCGGGTGCGTCACCGGCCGAGGTGCAGCGCAGCCATCGCATCGTCGAAAAACAAATCGACTATCTAACCCGCATGACCGACGATCTGTTCGACGTCAGCCGCATCACGCAGGAAAAAATCGAGCTGCAAAAGGAACGGCTTGAGCTGGGCGAGATTCTCAGAGCGGCGATCGACACCTGCCGCACTCAGATCGACGAGCAAAACCACAAGCTATGGCTCGATCTGAAAGACGCGCCGGTTTACATCGACGGCGACAAGATGCGCTTGACCCAGGTTTTCATGAACTTGTTGCACAACGCCGCCAAGTATACGCCGCGCGCCGGCAGCATCTGGATTAACCAGCAGCATCATGACGGCACTGTAGTAGTTTCGGTCAGAGACAACGGCGCCGGGATCCCCGCGCAAAGCCTGCCGCACCTGTTCGACATGTTCTACCAGGTGGATCGTTCGCATCTACAGGCCGAGGGCGGGCTCGGGCTTGGGCTAACGCTGGTGCGCCGCTTGGTCGAGATGCATGGCGGTAGCGTCGATGCCAAAAGCGACGGCATCAATCGCGGCAGCGAGTTCATCGTCCGTTTGCCGGTGCTGGCGCAGCCGTGCGCTCCTATGCCACTGCCGATACCGCCGGCCAACAAAATCAAACTGCCGCAACTAGGCCACCGTATATTGATCGCTGACGATTTCCCCGAATCCGCGACCACTCTCGCCAAGCTCTTGGTGGAGAGTGGCAATCAAGTCGAGACTGCCAACGATGGCTTGGAAGCCGTGCATGTGGCGGAGCGATTCCATCCCGACATCGCGGTGCTCGACATCGCCATGCCGCGCTTGAACGGTTATGAAGCCGCGCGCCGGATTCGCGCTCAGCCCTGGGGCAAAGAGATGATCTTGATCGCGTTCACCGGTTGGGGTCAGAGTCGTGACCGCGATCGGTCGAAGGAAGCCGGTTTCGACATGCATGTCACCAAACCAATCAAATACGATGTCCTGCTTCAGCTTCTGCAAAAACTTTCGCACGAGCGGCGCGACACCAGCAGTGCGAAATCAGCCTAG
- a CDS encoding Smr/MutS family protein — MASTDDPNPDDPFPEPIVLPLEDSLDLHTFQPKEIPSVVDEYLRECHTAGFPEVRIIHGKGVGVQRNIVQRLLANHPLVASFKDAPLEAGGWGATLVVLKLG; from the coding sequence ATGGCCTCTACTGACGACCCCAACCCCGATGATCCATTTCCGGAGCCGATCGTTCTCCCGCTAGAGGACTCCCTCGACCTGCATACGTTTCAACCTAAAGAAATTCCCAGCGTCGTTGACGAATATCTGCGCGAATGCCACACCGCCGGTTTTCCTGAGGTGCGCATTATTCACGGCAAAGGCGTTGGCGTGCAGCGCAACATTGTCCAGCGGCTGCTCGCAAATCACCCACTGGTGGCTTCGTTCAAAGACGCGCCTCTGGAGGCCGGCGGCTGGGGCGCGACGCTGGTCGTGTTGAAGCTCGGGTAG
- a CDS encoding aminopeptidase P family protein has translation MINSGERGFGLPKFSLAERERRWHRVRELMRQEKLDALIGFPNQSHWDQFQADIRYLTHIGGHQTEVAVVFPQCGDVTAFVRGGNEVEWWSIAQDWVLDIRTSRREWSPPVIARMKELKLDGARIGVSGLSGLLRAPEGTVVTGMLDKVREAFPKARFENATELLQDARSVKGGEEVAWIERAAEILDKVVAAILAKAKPGVMENDMVATIWQTIISNGGDYPSMTHWGAGAGVPWACRIAPHRSLQAGDMINTELEAKYGGYIAQTVQAACLGKIAPELKRGFDASVKVFNELVKFMKPGVTYREVIAFYQKLVREAGLIPKGMLLHGRGIGEDRPQVTGEVAGDMYTSATYTQHLDIPLVEGNVFVLKPGAMAADEPDSIRCGDTVVIEKNGSRRLGKRVFEFPEII, from the coding sequence ATGATCAACAGCGGTGAACGTGGTTTTGGTTTACCTAAATTCAGCTTGGCGGAACGCGAGCGGCGCTGGCATCGTGTGCGCGAGTTGATGCGCCAGGAAAAACTCGATGCCCTCATCGGTTTTCCCAACCAAAGCCATTGGGATCAGTTCCAAGCGGACATCCGTTACTTGACGCATATCGGTGGCCACCAAACGGAAGTTGCGGTGGTGTTTCCCCAGTGCGGCGACGTGACCGCGTTCGTGCGTGGCGGCAACGAAGTAGAATGGTGGTCGATTGCCCAGGATTGGGTGTTGGATATCCGCACGTCGCGGCGCGAGTGGAGTCCGCCGGTGATCGCGCGCATGAAGGAATTGAAGCTTGACGGCGCGCGTATCGGGGTTTCCGGTCTGAGCGGTTTGTTGCGCGCCCCCGAAGGAACCGTCGTCACCGGAATGCTCGACAAAGTGCGCGAGGCTTTTCCGAAAGCACGGTTCGAGAACGCGACAGAGCTGTTGCAGGACGCCCGTTCGGTTAAAGGCGGCGAAGAAGTGGCTTGGATCGAGCGCGCCGCGGAAATTCTCGACAAAGTGGTGGCGGCGATTCTCGCTAAGGCGAAGCCCGGCGTGATGGAAAACGATATGGTCGCGACGATCTGGCAAACGATCATCTCCAACGGCGGCGACTATCCCTCGATGACCCACTGGGGCGCCGGCGCCGGAGTGCCGTGGGCGTGCCGCATTGCGCCGCATCGGTCGCTGCAAGCAGGCGACATGATCAACACGGAGTTGGAAGCGAAATATGGCGGTTATATTGCGCAAACCGTTCAAGCCGCGTGCCTGGGCAAGATTGCTCCTGAGCTCAAACGCGGATTCGACGCCAGCGTCAAAGTCTTCAACGAACTAGTAAAGTTCATGAAACCGGGTGTGACGTATCGGGAAGTCATTGCGTTCTACCAAAAGCTCGTGCGCGAAGCCGGACTCATCCCGAAAGGGATGTTGCTGCACGGCCGCGGCATCGGCGAAGACCGCCCGCAGGTGACCGGCGAAGTCGCCGGCGATATGTACACCAGCGCCACCTACACGCAGCACCTCGACATACCGCTCGTCGAAGGCAACGTGTTTGTCCTCAAGCCCGGGGCGATGGCCGCGGATGAGCCCGACTCGATCCGCTGCGGCGATACGGTGGTAATCGAAAAGAATGGCTCGCGCCGTCTCGGTAAACGAGTTTTCGAGTTCCCGGAAATTATTTGA